Proteins encoded by one window of Aulosira sp. FACHB-615:
- a CDS encoding DUF262 domain-containing protein produces the protein MTHINDLNPEYFKKEMEVKEPDILEEDNEIEELFIDEGNVVSEEEVNEPFEATEIRVETRQNSINYLLSKIINNELELYPEFQRKSVWNEVAKSRLIESILLRIPLPAFYIDATNENNWLIIDGSQRLTSLKEFVIDKKLRLTGLESFTEFNGKIYDEIPRNYQRRIEETPLTVIFIEPGTANNFKQVIFERINTGGSSLSIQEIRHALNQGKATKLLENLAVSSEFKIATDNGIRPDRMADRECILRVLVFMINDQEIFRKSKSFKRILDKSMSYINSMSDEEINLIEKQFLNLMKLAYDIFGKDAFRKLKVGTRRYPINKALFESWCVNLFKLSDQEIKIIKEKKENIKHKMIDLTNEGKFDTPIYRSTGNLKTVLHRLDEIAEIIKAELS, from the coding sequence ATGACACATATAAATGATCTCAATCCAGAATATTTTAAAAAAGAGATGGAAGTCAAAGAGCCAGATATTCTAGAAGAAGATAATGAAATAGAAGAATTATTTATTGATGAAGGGAATGTTGTATCAGAAGAAGAAGTTAATGAACCCTTTGAAGCAACTGAAATTAGAGTTGAAACTAGACAGAACAGCATTAATTATTTATTAAGCAAAATCATAAATAATGAACTTGAATTATATCCTGAATTTCAACGCAAATCAGTTTGGAATGAAGTTGCTAAAAGTAGGCTTATTGAATCGATTTTACTGCGTATTCCCCTACCAGCATTTTATATTGATGCAACCAATGAAAATAACTGGTTAATAATAGATGGTTCACAAAGGTTAACTAGTTTAAAGGAGTTTGTAATTGATAAAAAACTGAGGCTAACTGGATTAGAGTCATTTACTGAGTTTAATGGAAAAATATATGATGAAATACCTCGTAATTACCAACGTCGTATAGAAGAAACCCCTCTCACAGTTATTTTTATTGAACCAGGCACAGCCAATAATTTTAAGCAAGTTATATTTGAGCGTATTAATACTGGTGGTTCATCCTTATCAATACAGGAAATTCGTCATGCTTTAAATCAAGGTAAAGCAACAAAGTTATTAGAAAATTTAGCTGTATCGTCTGAATTTAAAATCGCTACTGACAATGGTATAAGGCCAGATAGAATGGCTGATCGTGAATGTATACTTAGAGTATTAGTGTTCATGATAAACGATCAAGAAATTTTCAGAAAAAGCAAAAGCTTTAAAAGAATATTAGATAAGTCTATGTCATATATAAATTCTATGTCTGATGAGGAAATAAATTTAATAGAAAAGCAATTTTTAAATTTAATGAAATTAGCCTATGACATCTTTGGCAAAGATGCTTTTCGGAAATTGAAAGTAGGAACAAGGCGATATCCCATTAACAAAGCTTTATTTGAAAGCTGGTGTGTTAATTTATTTAAACTTAGTGATCAAGAAATTAAAATTATTAAAGAAAAAAAAGAAAATATTAAACATAAAATGATTGATTTGACTAACGAGGGTAAATTTGATACTCCTATATATAGAAGTACAGGAAACCTTAAGACTGTATTACATAGATTGGATGAAATTGCAGAAATTATCAAGGCAGAATTGTCATGA
- a CDS encoding methylenetetrahydrofolate reductase, translated as MEDNHSCAALNYFRKAAQAGEFLVTAEVAPPKGGNPTHTIEMAATLKGRVHAVNITDGSRAVLRMSSLVASAILLQNGIEPICQMACRDRNRIALQADLMGAHALGIRNILALTGDPVKAGDHPDAKGVFDLESVRLLQLIQKMNQGVDCNDKPLTDGATDLFVGAAVDPQCASWSGLQSRFERKISAGAQFFQSQLITDFERLEKFMDKIASVHNKPILAGIFLLKSAKNAQFINRCVPGVNIPEHIIDRLAKAKDPLEEGVKIAAEQVQIAKQLCHGVHMMAVKREDLIPKILDLAGVAPVTQVLAK; from the coding sequence ATGGAAGATAACCATAGCTGTGCTGCTTTAAATTATTTCCGTAAAGCCGCGCAAGCGGGGGAATTTTTAGTTACCGCCGAGGTAGCACCCCCAAAAGGAGGAAATCCTACTCATACAATTGAAATGGCGGCGACTCTTAAGGGGAGAGTTCATGCTGTCAATATTACTGATGGTAGCCGCGCTGTGTTGCGAATGTCGTCATTAGTGGCTTCAGCGATTTTATTACAAAACGGCATTGAACCAATTTGTCAGATGGCTTGCCGCGATCGCAACCGTATCGCCTTACAAGCCGACTTGATGGGCGCTCATGCTTTAGGTATTCGGAATATCTTAGCTTTAACAGGCGACCCGGTAAAAGCAGGTGATCATCCTGATGCAAAGGGTGTCTTTGATTTAGAGTCAGTGCGACTACTGCAATTAATTCAAAAAATGAATCAAGGTGTTGATTGCAACGATAAACCCTTGACTGATGGCGCGACAGATTTATTTGTCGGTGCAGCCGTAGACCCGCAGTGTGCAAGTTGGTCTGGTTTGCAAAGTCGCTTTGAACGTAAAATTTCAGCCGGAGCGCAGTTTTTTCAAAGTCAATTAATCACTGATTTTGAAAGACTAGAAAAGTTCATGGATAAGATAGCGTCTGTACATAACAAACCTATTTTGGCAGGAATTTTTCTGTTGAAATCGGCGAAAAATGCTCAATTTATTAATAGGTGCGTTCCGGGTGTAAATATACCTGAACATATTATTGATAGATTAGCCAAAGCCAAAGACCCCCTAGAAGAAGGTGTCAAAATTGCCGCAGAACAAGTGCAAATAGCAAAGCAATTGTGTCATGGTGTCCACATGATGGCTGTGAAGCGGGAAGATTTGATACCTAAAATCTTAGATTTAGCTGGTGTTGCACCAGTTACTCAGGTATTAGCGAAGTAG
- the trpS gene encoding tryptophan--tRNA ligase, with protein sequence MGKQRVLSGVQPTGNLHLGNYLGAIRNWVEIQDQYENFFCVVDLHAITVPHNPASLAADTYTIAALYLACGIDLNHSSIFVQSHVSAHSELAWLLNCITPLNWLQDMIQFKEKAVKQGENVSTGLLIYPVLMAADILLYQADKVPVGEDQKQHIELTRDIVNRLNHQFAKDQPVLKLPDPLIRKDGARVMSLTDGTRKMSKSDPSELSRINLLDPPDQIANKIKRCKTDPVRGLTFDVPERPECNNLLTLYMLLSGKTKEAVAAECQDMGWGQFKPLLTETTINALQPIQEKYQQIMDDKGYLESVLRDGREKAQAIANQTLADVKAALGYSMPV encoded by the coding sequence ATGGGTAAGCAGCGTGTGCTGTCAGGAGTTCAACCAACTGGTAATCTGCACTTAGGTAACTACTTAGGCGCGATTCGCAACTGGGTAGAAATCCAAGACCAGTATGAAAATTTCTTTTGTGTAGTGGATTTACACGCGATTACTGTACCGCATAATCCAGCGTCTTTGGCGGCAGATACTTACACCATCGCCGCACTTTACCTGGCCTGTGGGATTGATTTAAACCACTCCAGTATCTTTGTCCAGTCCCATGTTTCTGCACACAGTGAACTTGCTTGGCTGCTTAACTGCATCACTCCCCTAAACTGGCTACAAGACATGATTCAGTTTAAGGAAAAGGCTGTTAAACAAGGAGAAAACGTTAGTACAGGTTTGTTAATCTACCCAGTGCTGATGGCGGCTGATATTTTGCTTTATCAGGCGGATAAAGTGCCGGTGGGTGAAGACCAAAAACAACACATAGAACTGACAAGGGATATTGTCAATCGATTAAATCATCAATTTGCTAAGGATCAACCAGTTTTGAAGTTACCAGATCCTTTGATTCGGAAAGATGGCGCAAGGGTGATGAGCTTGACCGATGGGACACGCAAAATGTCCAAGTCTGATCCGTCAGAGTTGAGCCGGATTAATCTGTTAGATCCACCAGACCAGATTGCAAATAAAATTAAGCGGTGCAAAACTGATCCTGTCAGGGGTTTAACTTTTGATGTTCCAGAACGGCCGGAGTGTAATAACTTATTAACTTTGTATATGTTGCTGTCTGGCAAGACCAAAGAAGCAGTAGCAGCAGAATGCCAAGATATGGGTTGGGGACAATTCAAGCCGTTATTGACAGAAACAACAATTAATGCATTACAACCCATCCAAGAAAAATATCAGCAAATTATGGATGACAAGGGTTATTTGGAGTCTGTGTTGCGTGATGGACGGGAAAAAGCACAAGCGATCGCTAATCAAACTTTAGCAGATGTGAAAGCAGCGTTAGGCTACTCTATGCCTGTGTAG
- a CDS encoding DsbA family protein, whose protein sequence is MRQLFQYLRTWVIVCLLCLVLGWTLPAQAATDIDSKLEKQVLEIIRNNPQFVLNSLQEYQLAKQEKLQKVQQAFLDDLKSNPANIIGESPTTGAAKSKTVLVEFSDFQCPYCAEVHKTLKSVVDKHKDELTLVYKNFPLTGVHPEAFPAAQAAWAAKQQGKFWEYHDALFENQKQLGETLYVDIAKKLNLNLVKFESDRKLAKTAIDKDLKQANDLGISGTPFLVINTDKYTGAVQAADIEARLGSAS, encoded by the coding sequence ATGCGACAATTATTTCAGTATCTACGTACCTGGGTTATCGTCTGCCTGCTGTGTTTGGTCTTAGGCTGGACACTACCTGCACAAGCAGCTACCGACATTGACTCTAAACTCGAAAAGCAAGTTTTAGAAATTATCCGTAACAATCCACAATTCGTTCTTAACTCTCTGCAAGAGTATCAACTGGCTAAACAAGAAAAATTACAGAAAGTCCAACAAGCTTTTTTAGATGATTTAAAATCTAACCCAGCAAATATCATTGGCGAATCACCAACCACTGGTGCGGCTAAGTCCAAAACAGTGCTAGTTGAGTTTTCTGATTTTCAATGTCCCTACTGTGCGGAAGTACATAAAACTCTGAAATCAGTAGTAGACAAGCATAAAGACGAGTTGACATTGGTTTACAAGAATTTTCCTCTAACTGGAGTCCATCCAGAAGCATTCCCCGCAGCGCAAGCGGCTTGGGCTGCTAAACAACAAGGTAAGTTCTGGGAATACCATGATGCTTTGTTTGAAAATCAAAAGCAACTAGGTGAAACCTTATACGTTGATATTGCTAAAAAACTAAACCTCAATTTGGTGAAGTTTGAGAGCGATCGCAAGTTGGCAAAAACAGCCATTGACAAAGACCTCAAACAAGCGAATGATTTAGGTATCTCTGGTACACCATTCCTCGTTATCAACACTGATAAATACACTGGTGCAGTCCAAGCAGCCGACATTGAAGCGAGATTGGGTAGTGCGAGTTAA
- a CDS encoding glycosyltransferase encodes MLTDLTQRKLQGINKVHPTPHQSFVFIEVFGCEGGIQSYVKDIFQAYTELNAGYKTDVFVLRDSPDCVNPFVSESVKFHYFKNKSPQIGRMAMAGALLKFLLQKRPERVFCGHIKLAVLIQTLCQPLGIPYTVLTYGKEVWEPLNTLERRALAAASEIWTISRYSRDRACVANRINPDKVKMLPCAIDGDKFTPGEKLPELVEKYGLTDAKVLMTVARLWSGDIYKGVDVTIRALPQIAQVVPEVKYLVIGRGDDQPRLAKLAQDLGVSDRVVFAGFVPTEDLIAHYRLADAYIMPSQEGFGIVYLEAMACGIPVLSGDADGSADPLQDGKLGWRVPHRDADAVAAACIEILQKNDQRCDGKWLREQAIAHFGTVAFKQQLAALVKTS; translated from the coding sequence ATGCTGACTGATTTAACCCAAAGAAAACTACAAGGTATTAACAAAGTTCACCCAACTCCGCACCAATCTTTCGTTTTTATCGAAGTTTTTGGTTGTGAAGGGGGGATTCAGTCTTATGTCAAAGATATCTTTCAGGCTTATACAGAGTTGAATGCAGGTTACAAGACAGATGTTTTCGTCCTGCGAGATAGTCCAGACTGTGTTAATCCTTTTGTGTCTGAGAGTGTAAAATTCCATTATTTTAAAAATAAGTCGCCGCAAATTGGCAGAATGGCGATGGCTGGGGCTTTATTAAAGTTTCTTTTACAAAAACGTCCAGAACGTGTATTTTGTGGTCATATTAAACTTGCCGTCTTAATCCAAACTCTTTGTCAGCCGTTAGGTATTCCCTACACAGTCCTCACCTACGGAAAAGAAGTCTGGGAACCCTTAAATACTCTAGAACGCCGCGCACTCGCCGCAGCCAGTGAAATTTGGACAATCAGCCGTTACAGCCGCGATCGCGCTTGTGTAGCTAATAGAATTAACCCCGACAAAGTGAAAATGCTGCCTTGTGCAATTGATGGTGATAAATTTACCCCAGGGGAAAAACTACCAGAATTAGTCGAGAAGTATGGTTTAACAGATGCTAAAGTCTTGATGACAGTAGCACGCCTGTGGTCGGGTGATATTTACAAAGGCGTAGATGTCACAATTCGGGCTTTACCTCAAATCGCGCAGGTTGTCCCAGAAGTGAAATATTTGGTAATTGGGCGTGGTGATGATCAACCGCGATTAGCCAAGTTAGCCCAAGATTTGGGAGTAAGCGATCGCGTTGTGTTTGCTGGTTTTGTCCCTACAGAAGATTTAATCGCCCATTATCGCCTAGCAGATGCTTATATCATGCCTTCTCAAGAAGGTTTTGGCATTGTTTATCTAGAAGCAATGGCTTGTGGTATCCCAGTTTTATCGGGTGATGCAGATGGTTCGGCTGATCCTTTACAAGATGGTAAACTAGGCTGGCGAGTCCCACACCGTGATGCTGATGCTGTCGCCGCCGCTTGTATTGAAATTTTACAAAAGAATGATCAACGCTGTGATGGCAAGTGGTTGCGCGAACAAGCGATCGCCCATTTCGGGACAGTAGCCTTTAAACAGCAGCTTGCAGCGTTAGTAAAAACATCTTAA
- a CDS encoding anti-sigma regulatory factor, with amino-acid sequence MLRMVERDHLTVRSELPLLNKVQQWFEQFCLKYLCQRGWTEHQLYCLNLALAEGFTNAVRHAHETLPPETTIDIEVSLWVDRMEIRIWDHGQPFNPDEIAEPEPGNPQEGGYGWFLLRRLTDRVVYERSTDERNCLLIIEYSHQ; translated from the coding sequence ATGCTGAGAATGGTGGAGCGCGACCATCTGACTGTCAGGAGCGAACTTCCGCTCTTAAATAAGGTTCAACAATGGTTTGAGCAGTTTTGTCTCAAATATTTATGTCAACGTGGTTGGACAGAACACCAACTCTATTGTCTGAATTTAGCTTTAGCAGAGGGCTTTACCAATGCAGTTCGCCATGCTCATGAGACTTTACCACCGGAAACAACCATAGATATTGAAGTGAGTCTATGGGTTGACCGAATGGAGATTAGAATTTGGGATCATGGCCAGCCTTTTAATCCAGATGAAATCGCCGAGCCGGAACCTGGTAATCCCCAGGAAGGAGGTTATGGCTGGTTTTTGTTGAGGCGTTTGACGGATCGGGTGGTTTATGAACGTAGCACGGATGAGCGAAATTGTCTGTTAATTATCGAGTACAGTCACCAATAA
- the petD gene encoding cytochrome b6-f complex subunit IV, with the protein MATQKKPDLSDPILRAKLAKGMGHNYYGEPAWPNDLLYIFPVVIMGSFACIVALAVLDPAMTGEPADPFATPLEILPEWYLYPVFQILRSLPNKLLGVLAMASVPLGLILIPFIESVNKFQNPFRRPVATTVFLFGTLVTLWLGIGAALPLDKSLTLGLF; encoded by the coding sequence ATGGCAACACAGAAAAAACCCGATCTGAGCGATCCTATCTTAAGAGCCAAGCTGGCTAAGGGAATGGGTCACAACTATTATGGTGAACCCGCTTGGCCCAATGACCTACTTTATATATTCCCAGTTGTAATTATGGGATCTTTCGCTTGTATTGTGGCTCTAGCTGTACTAGATCCAGCAATGACAGGTGAACCAGCAGATCCTTTCGCTACACCACTGGAAATTCTACCAGAGTGGTACTTGTACCCTGTATTCCAAATTTTGCGATCGCTTCCTAACAAATTGTTGGGAGTTCTCGCAATGGCTTCCGTACCCCTGGGACTAATTCTGATTCCCTTTATTGAGAGCGTGAATAAGTTCCAAAACCCCTTCCGTCGCCCAGTTGCAACTACAGTATTTCTGTTTGGCACTTTGGTAACTTTGTGGTTGGGTATTGGCGCAGCTTTACCTTTAGACAAATCCTTGACCTTGGGACTTTTCTAA
- the petB gene encoding cytochrome b6, protein MANVYDWFEERLEIQALAEDVTSKYVPPHVNIFYCLGGITLVCFLIQFATGFAMTFYYRPTVTEAYASVQYIMNEVNFGWLIRSIHRWSASMMVLMMILHVFRVYLTGGFKKPRELTWVSGVIMAVITVSFGVTGYSLPWDQVGYWAVKIVSGVPEAIPVVGTLISDLLRGGSSVGQGTLTRYYSAHTFVLPWLIAVFMLFHFLMIRKQGISGPL, encoded by the coding sequence ATGGCCAACGTTTACGACTGGTTTGAGGAACGCTTGGAAATTCAGGCGCTTGCTGAAGACGTAACAAGCAAGTACGTCCCTCCCCACGTCAACATCTTTTACTGTCTGGGTGGAATTACTCTAGTCTGTTTTCTCATCCAGTTTGCTACTGGATTCGCAATGACGTTCTACTACAGACCAACAGTTACAGAAGCTTATGCTTCTGTACAGTACATCATGAACGAAGTAAACTTCGGTTGGCTGATTCGCTCCATCCACCGTTGGTCTGCCAGCATGATGGTGTTAATGATGATTCTGCACGTTTTCCGGGTTTACTTAACTGGTGGTTTTAAAAAGCCCCGCGAATTAACCTGGGTAAGTGGTGTCATCATGGCTGTGATCACCGTTTCCTTTGGAGTAACCGGCTACTCTCTGCCTTGGGATCAAGTAGGATACTGGGCTGTGAAAATCGTGAGTGGTGTACCAGAAGCGATTCCTGTTGTTGGGACATTGATTTCTGATTTGTTGCGCGGTGGTTCTAGTGTTGGTCAAGGAACATTAACTCGTTACTACAGCGCCCACACCTTTGTTCTACCTTGGCTAATTGCAGTCTTCATGCTGTTCCACTTCTTGATGATTCGCAAACAAGGCATTTCCGGGCCTTTGTAA
- the ctpA gene encoding carboxyl-terminal processing protease CtpA, with the protein MGFMQKYVFRVVLSLFLGFCLALGGFIPTATALTSEQKLVSEVWRIVNRTYLDDTFNHQNWASVRQKVLEKPLTNKEAAYTSIQSMLKSLDDPFTRFLDPEQYRSLQVNTSGELTGVGLQIALNPQTGQLEVVSPIEGSPAEKAGIRPRDRILKIEGFSTENLTLDEAAARMRGPIGSLVTLLIERDGEAQREVSIVRDRIELNPVVAQLRTSSQGTSIGYLRLTQFNANASTELAHAINSLEKKGAAAYILDLRNNPGGLLQAGVEIARLWLDSGTIVYTVNRQGIQGSFEAFGPALTKDPLVILVNQGTASASEILAGALQDNGRAQLVGETTFGKGLIQSLFELSDGSGLAVTIAKYETPQHRDINKLGIKPDKIVTQQPITRDQLATEADSQYQAAVEILAQNPLVVGSRE; encoded by the coding sequence ATGGGGTTCATGCAAAAGTACGTTTTTCGGGTGGTTTTGTCACTATTTTTGGGATTTTGTTTGGCGCTTGGCGGGTTTATCCCAACGGCCACAGCATTGACCAGTGAACAAAAGCTTGTTTCAGAAGTTTGGCGCATTGTCAATCGGACTTATTTAGACGACACATTTAATCATCAAAACTGGGCAAGTGTGAGACAAAAGGTGCTAGAGAAGCCTTTGACTAACAAAGAAGCTGCTTACACGTCCATTCAGTCCATGCTCAAGAGTCTAGATGATCCTTTTACCCGTTTTTTAGATCCAGAACAGTACCGTAGCTTGCAGGTCAATACTTCTGGAGAATTAACTGGAGTTGGGTTGCAAATCGCCCTCAATCCCCAAACAGGTCAATTAGAGGTGGTTTCGCCGATTGAAGGTTCACCAGCCGAGAAAGCCGGCATTAGACCGCGCGATCGCATTCTCAAAATTGAAGGATTTTCCACAGAGAATTTAACTTTGGATGAAGCAGCAGCCAGGATGCGCGGCCCCATTGGCAGTTTAGTAACGCTGTTAATTGAGCGTGATGGCGAAGCACAGCGAGAAGTGAGTATAGTGCGCGATCGCATTGAACTTAACCCAGTTGTTGCCCAATTGCGTACTTCTTCTCAAGGCACATCCATTGGCTATCTTCGCCTGACTCAATTTAACGCCAACGCCTCTACAGAGTTGGCACACGCTATTAATAGTCTAGAGAAAAAAGGCGCTGCTGCCTATATTTTAGATTTACGCAATAATCCAGGGGGACTTTTACAGGCTGGCGTGGAAATTGCGCGGCTGTGGTTAGATTCTGGCACCATTGTCTACACAGTGAATCGTCAAGGTATTCAAGGAAGTTTTGAAGCTTTTGGCCCAGCACTCACAAAAGACCCCTTAGTAATTCTGGTCAATCAAGGAACTGCTAGTGCTAGTGAAATTCTCGCTGGCGCATTGCAAGATAATGGCCGCGCCCAATTAGTAGGCGAAACTACATTTGGTAAAGGCTTAATTCAATCTTTATTTGAACTGTCAGATGGTTCTGGTTTAGCAGTCACAATTGCTAAATATGAAACTCCCCAACATCGAGATATTAATAAACTCGGAATTAAGCCAGATAAAATAGTTACCCAACAACCCATTACCCGCGATCAACTTGCCACAGAAGCAGATTCCCAATATCAAGCCGCCGTCGAGATATTGGCACAGAATCCTTTAGTTGTGGGGAGTCGGGAGTAG
- a CDS encoding MBL fold metallo-hydrolase: MGSLPQPPGHHAKAPRPVLDSIFAFVPNRDTLGGTSYFIVRNEGNILIDCPALEQINLDFLRSHGGVRWLVITHRGAIGKTPELQQALGCEVIIQEQEAYLLPNLTVTTFTQEIILTSTTQIIWTPGHSPGSACLYDSTFGGVLFSGRHLLPNQQGEPVPLRTAKTFHWPRQIKNVQSLLERFTPDTLEYLCPGANTGFLRGKRVIDQAYQRLAALDFSDLLQVQAIL; the protein is encoded by the coding sequence ATGGGTTCCTTACCTCAACCACCCGGTCATCATGCTAAAGCACCACGGCCTGTACTTGACAGCATTTTTGCTTTTGTGCCAAATCGGGACACATTGGGAGGAACCTCCTATTTCATTGTAAGAAATGAAGGGAATATCCTCATCGATTGCCCAGCGTTAGAACAAATAAATCTGGATTTTTTGCGATCGCATGGGGGTGTACGCTGGTTAGTGATTACGCACCGTGGTGCCATTGGCAAAACCCCAGAACTCCAGCAAGCTTTGGGTTGTGAGGTGATCATTCAAGAACAAGAAGCCTATTTATTACCTAATTTAACTGTTACGACCTTTACCCAAGAAATTATTCTTACTTCCACAACCCAAATTATTTGGACACCAGGGCATTCTCCTGGTTCCGCTTGTCTTTATGACAGCACATTCGGCGGCGTTTTATTTTCTGGTCGGCATTTATTACCCAATCAACAGGGTGAACCAGTACCATTACGTACCGCTAAAACCTTTCACTGGCCTCGACAAATTAAAAATGTTCAATCTTTACTAGAACGCTTTACCCCAGACACCCTTGAGTATCTTTGTCCGGGTGCAAATACAGGTTTTCTGAGAGGTAAGCGTGTGATAGACCAAGCATATCAGCGTTTAGCTGCCTTGGATTTCTCCGACTTGTTACAGGTACAGGCAATTTTATAG
- a CDS encoding site-2 protease family protein, translating to MNFWFLLLLGLATYLMVQRSALGITRTPVWLLWLVLMTPALLLTGWTARYGIKQPPPPSLIIGSSIVCLLLYWLLFQWGRTASTDKQTEPQTPKPESVIHPTAEPVPVRPIEPTEESQLRNCFPWSVYYIQNLEYRPQAIICRGQLRTTPQQAYQRIKANVESQFGDRFLLIFQEGINGKPFFVLVPNSQAASAVNQNKTEKLTRPGLALLLLITTLFTTTFVGARISGVELTTLQSNPQTLLEGLPYSLGLITILGTHELGHYLTAKFYKIRSTLPYFIPMPFFLGTFGAFIQMRSPIPNRKALFDISIAGPIAGFIATLPILIWGLAHSEIVPMNDKMGILNPDALNPKYSILLALLSKVALGSQLTAKSAIDLHPLAVAGFLGLIVTALNLMPVGQLDGGHIVHAMFGQRTAMMIGQIARLLLLLLSLVQSEFFVWAIILLFMPLVDEPALNDVSELDNGRDILGLMAMALLIIIILPLPQAIANLLQI from the coding sequence ATGAATTTTTGGTTTCTCCTCCTCCTAGGACTAGCTACTTATTTGATGGTGCAACGCAGTGCGCTTGGCATTACACGTACGCCTGTTTGGTTGTTATGGCTAGTTTTAATGACACCAGCATTACTATTGACTGGATGGACAGCCAGATATGGCATTAAACAACCTCCGCCACCATCACTGATTATCGGTTCTTCTATTGTTTGTCTCTTGTTATACTGGCTGTTATTTCAATGGGGGCGAACAGCGTCAACAGATAAGCAAACTGAACCTCAAACTCCCAAACCAGAATCGGTTATCCATCCTACCGCAGAACCAGTACCAGTGCGTCCCATTGAACCTACCGAAGAAAGCCAGCTACGAAATTGTTTTCCTTGGTCTGTATACTATATTCAAAATCTTGAGTATCGACCCCAAGCAATTATCTGTCGCGGACAGTTACGCACTACACCGCAGCAAGCTTACCAGCGAATTAAAGCCAACGTCGAATCACAATTTGGCGATCGCTTTTTGCTCATCTTTCAAGAAGGCATAAATGGTAAGCCCTTTTTTGTCTTAGTGCCTAACTCACAAGCCGCTTCAGCAGTTAATCAAAACAAAACCGAAAAATTAACCAGACCAGGATTAGCACTTTTACTATTAATTACAACTCTTTTCACGACCACCTTTGTGGGAGCTAGAATTTCTGGGGTTGAACTCACAACATTGCAATCAAATCCCCAAACTTTGTTAGAAGGATTGCCATATTCCTTGGGATTAATCACAATTTTAGGCACTCACGAACTGGGTCATTACTTAACAGCTAAATTCTACAAAATTCGCTCAACCCTGCCATATTTTATCCCCATGCCTTTCTTTTTGGGGACTTTCGGTGCGTTCATTCAAATGCGTAGTCCAATTCCTAACCGGAAAGCTTTATTTGATATCAGCATTGCCGGGCCAATTGCCGGATTTATCGCCACATTACCGATTTTAATCTGGGGTTTAGCTCATTCTGAAATCGTCCCCATGAATGACAAAATGGGTATTCTCAATCCTGATGCCTTGAATCCGAAATATTCTATTTTATTAGCTTTGCTTTCTAAGGTAGCTTTAGGCAGTCAACTCACAGCTAAATCTGCTATTGATTTACATCCTTTAGCTGTAGCTGGTTTTTTAGGATTAATTGTCACAGCCTTAAATTTAATGCCCGTGGGACAACTCGATGGCGGACACATTGTTCATGCAATGTTTGGACAACGCACCGCTATGATGATTGGTCAAATAGCGCGATTGTTACTGCTATTACTATCTTTGGTACAGTCAGAATTTTTTGTTTGGGCAATAATTTTATTATTTATGCCGCTAGTTGATGAACCAGCATTAAATGATGTTAGTGAATTGGATAATGGACGCGATATTTTGGGATTAATGGCGATGGCTTTATTAATTATCATTATTTTGCCACTACCACAGGCGATCGCTAACTTACTCCAAATTTAA
- a CDS encoding type II toxin-antitoxin system mRNA interferase toxin, RelE/StbE family produces the protein MREIAWSPKSLRAFKRMVRQNPQLRTLIEETLEQLATDPFHPTLKTHKLSGEFAGIWACSIDYSYRILFEFVANQEEGKEDAILLLNVGDHDDVY, from the coding sequence TTGAGAGAAATCGCTTGGAGTCCAAAATCTCTACGTGCTTTTAAGCGTATGGTACGTCAAAATCCTCAATTACGCACCTTGATTGAAGAAACTCTAGAACAACTTGCCACAGATCCTTTCCATCCTACGTTGAAAACTCATAAGCTTTCAGGCGAGTTTGCTGGAATTTGGGCTTGCTCCATTGACTACAGCTATCGCATTCTTTTTGAATTTGTGGCTAACCAAGAAGAAGGCAAAGAAGACGCAATTCTCCTACTAAATGTGGGTGATCATGATGATGTCTATTAG